Part of the Candidatus Polarisedimenticolia bacterium genome, CGCCGAAGCGGCAGGGGATCGAGTGCAATCGGTGGAGCCGGTCGAACTCGGCGTCCTGGCAGGCATAGATGACGTCGAAGCCCGCGACCCAGAAGGTGACCGCCGCCGCGAGCAGGAGGGGGGCCGCGTCCACGGTCCCCCGCACCGCCACCCAGGCCCCCAGGGGGGCCAGCCCCAGGGACGCCCCGAGATGCACGTGGGTGAGCCACGACACCCGCTTGGCGTAGGAGTACGACAGGATCAGCAGGAGCGCGGGGGCGGCCAGGAGGAGGGCCAGGCGGTTCAGCATCGCGGCGCTCAGGACGAAAAGGGCGGCGCTCGCGCCCAGGGCGGTCCAGGCGAATCCGAGACCGAGCTCCCCCGTGACCAGCGGACGGAACGCGGTGCGCGGGTTCTGCCGGTCGAAATCCAGATCGACGATGCGGTTGAAGATCATCGCCGCGCTCCGCGCCCCCACCATCGCCCCGAGGATCCAGCCGATCTGCCTGCCGGTCGGCACGCCCCCCGCCGCCAGGATCGCGCCGGCGAAGGCGAACGGCAGGGCGAACAGGGTGTGCTGGAACTTGATCATCGACAGCGTGGCGGCGAAGGCGCGCCAGCCGCGGGCCCGCGCCGGCTGGCAGGACCCGGCCAGGCCGCCGGACGACGCGGCGCCGCCGTCCGCGATCAGGCCGTTCCCCATCGCTTTCCGAGAGAGTGCGGCAGGTGGAGCAGGTCGAAGATGC contains:
- a CDS encoding UbiA-like polyprenyltransferase, whose amino-acid sequence is MGNGLIADGGAASSGGLAGSCQPARARGWRAFAATLSMIKFQHTLFALPFAFAGAILAAGGVPTGRQIGWILGAMVGARSAAMIFNRIVDLDFDRQNPRTAFRPLVTGELGLGFAWTALGASAALFVLSAAMLNRLALLLAAPALLLILSYSYAKRVSWLTHVHLGASLGLAPLGAWVAVRGTVDAAPLLLAAAVTFWVAGFDVIYACQDAEFDRLHRLHSIPCRFGVAGALRLSSAFHLLTVLFLLLAPSGLSLGWPYFAAVAGTAALLAWEHRLVRPDDLSRVNQAFFTVNGFVGFLILAGIALDLALRS